The proteins below come from a single Jaculus jaculus isolate mJacJac1 chromosome 12, mJacJac1.mat.Y.cur, whole genome shotgun sequence genomic window:
- the Tma16 gene encoding translation machinery-associated protein 16, with protein sequence MPKALKGKLAGREKKVIHPYSRKAAQMTREAHKQDKKEKLKNERALRLNLIGEKLQWFHDHLDPKKIKYSKKAACELIERYLNRFSAELEQIDLENSIKDRQGRRHHARETVIKQTVARERQQYEGYGFEIPDILNTSNLKTFREWDFDLKKLPNIKMRKLCANDAIPKLRKKKTILTPDKEIGELEIAGESSDSDVEMSSLPLCP encoded by the exons ATG CCTAAAGCCCTAAAGGGAAAACTTGCAGGACGAGAAAAAAAGGTCATCCATCCATATAGTAGAAAAGCAGCTCAAATGACGAGAGAGGCTCACAAGCaagacaaaaaggaaaa GTTGAAGAATGAGAGGGCTTTGCGTCTCAACCTTATAG GTGAAAAGCTTCAGTGGTTTCATGATCATCTGGAtcctaaaaaaatcaaatattcaaaGAAAGCTGCATGTGAGTTAATAGAAAG GTACTTGAATCGATTCAGCGCTGAGCTGGAGCAGATAGACTTAGAGAACAGCATCAAGGACAGGCAGGGCAGGCGGCACCATGCCCGGGAGACGGTCATCAAGCAGACGGTGGCGCGGGAGCGGCAGCAGTATGAAGGCTATGGGTTTG AGATTCCCGACATTTTAAATACCAGTAATCTAAAAACTTTTCG GGAATGGGATTTTGATCTGAAGAAATTGCCAAACATTAAAATGAGGAAACTGTGTGCGAATGATGCAATTCCTAAGCTGCGTAAGAAGAAAACTATTTTGACTCCTGACAAAGAAATAGGGGAACTGGAGATAGCTGGAGAATCAAGTGACTCAGATGTAGAAATGTCTTCACTACCTCTCTGCCCATAG